In Erpetoichthys calabaricus chromosome 4, fErpCal1.3, whole genome shotgun sequence, one genomic interval encodes:
- the LOC114644958 gene encoding junctional adhesion molecule B isoform X1, whose amino-acid sequence MAALQHVLLQLCAVLLSVHRCSLVTVTSRTPTVQVEEHGEAVLSCVYTVERDRNPRVEWKKINKEDPSFVYFGGAVVGDFSGRAEMEGANIRIKQVTMKDSGQYRCEVSAKDDRNPLGEVTVTLSVLVPANIPSCEIPSTALTGSVVDLKCREQHGTPPSNYSWFKDGVLLPVTPQLDARFANSSYMLNRRTGTLQFKRAAKGDTGNYYCEAFNGVGVPQRCNPKHMQIDDLNVPGIVAAVVVLALIISLCGLGAYFAQRSGYFGRGRTRRSFWIPQYEDINQINQPALHKPMQINEANQYRAPPQEYTQDFKHTQSFML is encoded by the exons TCCACAGGTGCTCTCTGGTGACTGTGACAAGCAGGACGCCCACGGTGCAAGTTGAGGAGCATGGAG AGGCCGTCCTTTCCTGCGTGTACACGGTGGAGCGCGACCGGAACCCCCGGGTGGAGTGGAAGAAGATTAACAAAGAGGACCCTTCCTTTGTCTACTTCGGAGGCGCTGTTGTGG GGGACTTCAGTGGCCGAGCAGAGATGGAAGGAGCCAACATTCGGATCAAGCAGGTCACCATGAAGGACTCGGGGCAGTACCGCTGCGAAGTGTCTGCCAAAGATGACCGGAACCCCCTTGGAGAGGTGACAGTGACACTGTCAGTGCTGG ttCCTGCCAACATTCCCTCGTGTGAAATTCCCAGCACAGCACTGACGGGATCAGTGGTGGATCTGAAATGTCGGGAGCAGCATGGGACACCCCCTTCCAACTACAGCTGGTTCAAGGATGGCGTTCTCCTTCCAGTCACTCCTCAACTGGACGCTCGCTTTGCCAACTCTTCTTACATGCTGAACAGGCGCACTGGCACACTG CAGTTCAAGAGGGCCGCCAAGGGGGACACGGGCAACTACTACTGCGAGGCCTTCAACGGCGTGGGAGTCCCCCAGCGCTGCAACCCCAAGCACATGCAGATCG ATGACTTGAATGTGCCTGGCATCGTGGCAGCTGTGGTGGTGCTGGCCCTCATCATCTCCCTTTGTGGGTTAGGCGCATACTTCGCCCAACGCAGCGGCTACTTTGGAA GAGGTCGCACTAGGAG ATCATTTTGGATTCCCCAATACGAAGATATCAATCAGATCAACCAGCCAGCGCTGCACAAACCAATGCAAAT aAATGAAGCCAACCAGTACCGGGCTCCTCCAcaagaa TACACGCAGGACTTCAAACACACGCAGTCCTTCATGCTTTAA
- the LOC114644958 gene encoding junctional adhesion molecule B isoform X2, protein MAALQHVLLQLCAVLLSVHRCSLVTVTSRTPTVQVEEHGEAVLSCVYTVERDRNPRVEWKKINKEDPSFVYFGGAVVGDFSGRAEMEGANIRIKQVTMKDSGQYRCEVSAKDDRNPLGEVTVTLSVLVPANIPSCEIPSTALTGSVVDLKCREQHGTPPSNYSWFKDGVLLPVTPQLDARFANSSYMLNRRTGTLQFKRAAKGDTGNYYCEAFNGVGVPQRCNPKHMQIDDLNVPGIVAAVVVLALIISLCGLGAYFAQRSGYFGRGRTRRNEANQYRAPPQEYTQDFKHTQSFML, encoded by the exons TCCACAGGTGCTCTCTGGTGACTGTGACAAGCAGGACGCCCACGGTGCAAGTTGAGGAGCATGGAG AGGCCGTCCTTTCCTGCGTGTACACGGTGGAGCGCGACCGGAACCCCCGGGTGGAGTGGAAGAAGATTAACAAAGAGGACCCTTCCTTTGTCTACTTCGGAGGCGCTGTTGTGG GGGACTTCAGTGGCCGAGCAGAGATGGAAGGAGCCAACATTCGGATCAAGCAGGTCACCATGAAGGACTCGGGGCAGTACCGCTGCGAAGTGTCTGCCAAAGATGACCGGAACCCCCTTGGAGAGGTGACAGTGACACTGTCAGTGCTGG ttCCTGCCAACATTCCCTCGTGTGAAATTCCCAGCACAGCACTGACGGGATCAGTGGTGGATCTGAAATGTCGGGAGCAGCATGGGACACCCCCTTCCAACTACAGCTGGTTCAAGGATGGCGTTCTCCTTCCAGTCACTCCTCAACTGGACGCTCGCTTTGCCAACTCTTCTTACATGCTGAACAGGCGCACTGGCACACTG CAGTTCAAGAGGGCCGCCAAGGGGGACACGGGCAACTACTACTGCGAGGCCTTCAACGGCGTGGGAGTCCCCCAGCGCTGCAACCCCAAGCACATGCAGATCG ATGACTTGAATGTGCCTGGCATCGTGGCAGCTGTGGTGGTGCTGGCCCTCATCATCTCCCTTTGTGGGTTAGGCGCATACTTCGCCCAACGCAGCGGCTACTTTGGAA GAGGTCGCACTAGGAG aAATGAAGCCAACCAGTACCGGGCTCCTCCAcaagaa TACACGCAGGACTTCAAACACACGCAGTCCTTCATGCTTTAA